A portion of the Halogeometricum sp. S1BR25-6 genome contains these proteins:
- a CDS encoding DNA-3-methyladenine glycosylase family protein, producing the protein MTDDADSVLREDPVMRRVMDRRDPYTEREWTPFERIVVAIAYQSVSTASAAAVTERVFETLDGEVTPERVLETDESALREAGLSGRKVEYVRNAARAFRESDFSRETLADYSDEEVVETLTEISGIGEWTAEMFLLFVLGRDDVLPLGDLAVRRGIEDLYGEGKRDGEDGELTRAEMRDIAERWRPYRSLATRYVWADYMADEG; encoded by the coding sequence GTGACCGACGACGCAGACTCCGTCCTTCGAGAAGACCCCGTGATGCGGCGAGTGATGGACCGGCGCGACCCCTACACCGAACGCGAGTGGACGCCCTTCGAGCGCATCGTCGTCGCCATCGCCTACCAGAGCGTCTCGACGGCCAGCGCGGCGGCCGTCACGGAACGCGTCTTCGAGACGCTCGACGGGGAAGTGACGCCCGAACGCGTGCTCGAAACGGACGAGTCGGCGCTCCGGGAGGCGGGTCTCTCCGGGCGAAAGGTGGAGTACGTCCGGAACGCGGCGCGGGCCTTCCGGGAGTCGGACTTCTCGCGGGAGACGTTAGCCGACTACTCGGACGAGGAGGTGGTCGAGACGCTCACCGAGATATCCGGCATCGGCGAGTGGACCGCCGAGATGTTCCTCCTATTCGTTCTGGGGCGAGACGACGTGCTCCCCCTCGGGGATTTGGCCGTCCGACGCGGCATCGAGGACCTGTACGGCGAGGGGAAGAGAGACGGCGAGGACGGCGAACTGACGCGGGCGGAGATGCGGGATATCGCCGAGCGGTGGCGGCCGTACCGGTCGCTGGCGACGCGGTACGTCTGGGCCGACTACATGGCCGACGAGGGGTAG
- a CDS encoding DNA-3-methyladenine glycosylase family protein codes for MDPIRNDDRLAELVAEHGELAVEPAENEFERFVVSIVNQQLSTQSAAAIRDRLFERFEVTPEAMLAAEEDALRDVGLSSQKISYVRSVATAFQEDDLTREGLAHLSDEEALARLTEIRGVGDWTAKMYLMFVLGREDVFPVEDLGIRKAMAKLYGIDEDDRTAMVDRAEAWRPHRTLASRYLWRSVD; via the coding sequence ATGGACCCGATACGGAACGACGACCGACTCGCCGAACTCGTCGCGGAGCACGGCGAACTCGCCGTCGAACCCGCCGAAAACGAGTTCGAGCGGTTCGTCGTCTCCATCGTCAACCAGCAGTTGTCGACGCAGTCGGCGGCCGCCATCCGGGACCGCCTGTTCGAGCGCTTCGAGGTGACGCCGGAGGCGATGCTGGCCGCCGAGGAAGACGCGCTTCGCGACGTGGGGCTCTCCTCGCAGAAGATATCGTACGTGCGGAGCGTCGCGACGGCGTTTCAGGAGGACGACCTCACCCGCGAGGGTCTCGCGCACCTGAGCGACGAGGAGGCGCTCGCCCGCCTCACAGAGATTCGCGGCGTCGGGGACTGGACGGCGAAGATGTATCTGATGTTCGTCCTCGGCCGGGAGGACGTCTTCCCCGTCGAGGACCTCGGGATTCGGAAGGCGATGGCGAAACTGTACGGCATCGACGAGGACGACCGGACGGCGATGGTCGACCGCGCGGAAGCGTGGCGGCCGCACCGAACGCTCGCCTCGCGGTACCTCTGGCGGTCGGTGGACTGA
- a CDS encoding RimK/LysX family protein, translating to MSGDGDSVRVGVLSLHNSKETKAILNAVDDLGHEGVWLRRENTAISIEDGDVSVEPEVDIIANRLLLSNTEAPAELLGLATTFERIRPMLNEPASVLTAVHKFATAATLANWNIKVPDALLALSNERLNQGRDRFGDVGVYKSAIGTHGGGTWKVDLTTPVNPKVGNRQAFLQDLIERDENEHRDLRVYIVDGEVIGAMYRYAPEGDWRTNVALGGDVADATGEMPKEAKETALYAAEVIGLDYVGVDLIEGDDGWFVLEVNPTAGFKGLYQATSRSPAPYIAKLAIEQAGGDVEEDRVAELAATLDDSEPASMPRVDPGPEGELPLIGYIEEVVVSGTSGSTQALAKSDTGATRTSIDTSLAAKIGAGPIKSMTRVKSGSVKSGKARPVVDLVIGIGGTQHTVTASVEDRSHMDYPLLLGRDILEHYRVDVRRRVDEGGKDGDSEERLEEEE from the coding sequence ATGTCTGGCGACGGTGATTCGGTTCGAGTCGGGGTGTTGTCACTACACAACAGCAAGGAGACGAAGGCTATCTTGAACGCTGTTGACGACCTGGGGCACGAGGGCGTCTGGCTCCGCCGGGAGAACACGGCCATCAGCATCGAGGACGGCGACGTCTCGGTCGAACCCGAGGTCGACATCATCGCCAACCGCCTGCTGCTCTCGAACACCGAAGCGCCCGCCGAACTGCTCGGTCTCGCCACCACCTTCGAGCGCATCCGGCCGATGCTGAACGAACCGGCGTCGGTGCTCACCGCCGTCCACAAGTTCGCCACCGCCGCGACGCTCGCCAACTGGAACATCAAGGTGCCCGACGCGCTCCTCGCCCTCTCGAACGAGCGGCTGAACCAGGGCCGCGACCGCTTCGGCGACGTCGGCGTCTACAAGTCCGCCATCGGGACGCACGGCGGCGGGACGTGGAAGGTTGACCTCACGACCCCCGTCAACCCGAAAGTCGGCAACCGGCAGGCGTTCCTGCAGGACCTCATCGAACGCGACGAGAACGAGCACCGCGACCTGCGCGTCTACATCGTCGACGGCGAGGTCATCGGCGCGATGTACCGTTACGCCCCGGAGGGCGACTGGCGGACGAACGTCGCCCTCGGCGGCGACGTGGCCGACGCGACGGGAGAGATGCCGAAGGAGGCCAAGGAGACGGCACTGTACGCCGCCGAGGTCATCGGCCTCGACTACGTCGGCGTCGACCTCATCGAGGGCGACGACGGCTGGTTCGTCCTCGAAGTGAACCCGACGGCCGGCTTCAAGGGACTGTACCAGGCGACGAGTCGGTCGCCCGCCCCCTACATCGCCAAACTCGCCATCGAACAGGCGGGCGGCGACGTCGAGGAGGACCGCGTGGCCGAACTGGCGGCGACGCTCGACGACTCCGAACCGGCGAGCATGCCGCGCGTCGACCCCGGACCGGAGGGCGAACTGCCGCTCATCGGCTACATCGAGGAGGTCGTCGTCTCGGGCACCAGCGGGTCGACGCAGGCGCTGGCGAAGTCCGACACCGGCGCGACGCGGACGAGCATCGACACCTCGCTCGCGGCGAAAATCGGGGCCGGTCCCATCAAAAGCATGACGCGCGTGAAGTCGGGGTCCGTGAAGTCCGGCAAGGCGCGCCCCGTCGTCGACCTCGTCATCGGCATCGGCGGCACCCAACACACCGTCACCGCGAGCGTCGAGGACCGCTCGCACATGGACTACCCGCTCCTCCTCGGCCGCGACATCCTCGAACACTACCGCGTCGACGTGCGCCGCCGCGTCGACGAGGGCGGCAAGGACGGCGACAGCGAGGAACGTCTCGAAGAGGAAGAGTGA
- a CDS encoding succinylglutamate desuccinylase/aspartoacylase family protein, which produces MRDDGAFTYNGGKVARGETQNVRYGISETYLGDPVRIPVTIINGERDGPTAFLTAAAHGDELNGIEVVREVAHEWDLSDLAGTLVCMPVLNVPGFLAQQRYLPIYDRDLNRSFPGREDSTSAKRMAARIFDNFILPCDFGIDFHTSTRGRTNMLHVRADMEHAGTARLANAFGSHVIIASGGGEGMLRTEATAAGVPSITVEMGEAHRFQRELIDEALAGVESVFAEYGLYDDTAVRWPGWRTVIDDENEKTWIRADAGGIVDMHYDRGSLIHEGDRICTITNPFKDDNVTVEAPFTGLMVGVLENPVVYPGNPLCHLVELEANVRRVVEREQSPDGDSVRA; this is translated from the coding sequence ATGCGCGACGACGGGGCCTTCACGTACAACGGCGGGAAGGTCGCACGCGGCGAGACGCAGAACGTTCGGTACGGCATCAGCGAGACGTATCTCGGCGACCCGGTGCGCATCCCCGTCACCATCATCAACGGGGAGCGCGACGGACCTACGGCGTTCCTGACGGCCGCCGCACACGGGGACGAACTCAACGGCATCGAGGTGGTCCGCGAGGTGGCCCACGAGTGGGACCTCTCGGACCTTGCCGGAACGCTGGTCTGTATGCCCGTGCTGAACGTTCCCGGCTTCCTCGCTCAGCAGCGGTATCTCCCCATCTACGACCGCGACCTGAACCGGTCATTCCCGGGGCGGGAGGACTCGACGAGCGCCAAGCGGATGGCCGCCCGCATCTTCGACAACTTCATCCTGCCCTGCGATTTCGGCATCGACTTCCACACGTCGACGCGCGGGCGAACGAACATGCTCCACGTTCGCGCCGACATGGAGCACGCGGGCACCGCCCGCCTCGCCAACGCGTTCGGTTCGCACGTCATCATCGCCAGCGGGGGCGGCGAGGGGATGCTCCGCACAGAGGCGACGGCGGCGGGCGTCCCGTCCATCACCGTCGAGATGGGCGAGGCCCACCGCTTTCAGCGCGAACTCATCGACGAGGCGCTCGCCGGCGTCGAGAGCGTGTTCGCGGAGTACGGCCTCTACGACGACACCGCCGTCCGCTGGCCCGGGTGGCGGACGGTCATCGACGACGAGAACGAGAAGACGTGGATTCGCGCCGACGCCGGCGGCATCGTCGACATGCATTACGACCGCGGGTCGTTGATCCACGAGGGCGACCGCATCTGCACCATCACCAACCCGTTCAAGGACGACAACGTCACCGTTGAGGCGCCCTTCACCGGACTGATGGTCGGCGTGCTGGAGAACCCGGTGGTCTACCCCGGCAACCCCCTCTGCCATCTCGTCGAACTCGAAGCGAACGTCCGCCGCGTCGTCGAACGCGAGCAGTCGCCCGACGGCGACTCCGTCAGAGCCTGA
- the sdhC gene encoding succinate dehydrogenase, cytochrome b556 subunit — protein MSQSYNRGLIEDFGRWKEFSAGMWAWIFHKFTGWVLVGYLFTHIAVLSTALTGAAAYTETIQTLESLLVVRILEVGLLAVAVFHILNGLRLLLVDLGVGLHAQDKSFYASLALTGAIVVASVPTFLAGVF, from the coding sequence ATGAGTCAGTCTTACAATCGAGGCCTCATCGAGGACTTCGGCCGATGGAAGGAGTTCTCCGCGGGGATGTGGGCCTGGATTTTCCACAAGTTCACCGGCTGGGTGCTGGTGGGATATCTCTTCACCCACATCGCCGTCCTCTCGACGGCGTTGACGGGCGCCGCGGCGTACACGGAGACTATCCAGACTCTCGAGAGTCTGCTCGTGGTTCGCATCCTCGAAGTCGGCCTCCTCGCGGTGGCCGTCTTCCACATCCTCAACGGCCTCCGCCTGCTCCTCGTCGACCTCGGCGTGGGGCTTCACGCACAGGACAAGAGCTTCTACGCCTCGCTGGCGCTGACGGGCGCTATCGTCGTCGCCAGCGTGCCGACGTTCCTCGCGGGGGTGTTCTAA
- a CDS encoding succinate dehydrogenase translates to MAEHYSSFERGGRRWLWQRITAAFLVIVLAFHFFLLHFVHHADEVTFAMSSARMEQWTYYSLMILFLVTATFHGVNGVFNALVNQGIEGTRKTAVKWTLVAASLLLIVQGVRTANAWAGISLLPF, encoded by the coding sequence ATGGCGGAACACTACTCCTCGTTCGAACGCGGCGGGAGGCGGTGGCTCTGGCAGCGCATCACGGCGGCGTTCCTCGTGATAGTGCTCGCCTTCCACTTCTTCCTCCTCCACTTCGTCCACCACGCGGACGAGGTGACCTTCGCCATGTCGTCGGCGCGGATGGAGCAGTGGACCTACTACTCGCTGATGATCCTGTTCTTGGTCACCGCGACGTTCCACGGCGTCAACGGCGTGTTCAACGCCCTGGTGAACCAAGGAATCGAAGGAACGCGGAAGACGGCCGTGAAGTGGACGCTGGTCGCCGCCAGCCTCCTCCTGATCGTACAGGGCGTCCGAACGGCGAACGCGTGGGCGGGAATCAGTCTCCTCCCCTTCTAA
- a CDS encoding succinate dehydrogenase/fumarate reductase iron-sulfur subunit gives MSTQVPEQTEEESSADTESQSQSQSAAQQARMQKKRDRAAERDRQKEAEEAEKASSEDDTYLLKVFRYDPEVEGKQEPRFDEFHVPYHQGMTVLDALMYARDEYDSSLTFRHSCRQAVCGSDALFIDGRQRLGCKTQLSDLEEPVRIEPLPHQEVVKDLVVDMEHFYDQMHAVEPYFQTNDLPEGEQLQSRENREKIKMSTRCIWCGACMSSCNIAAGDNKYLGPAAINKAYRFTMDEREGEDMQEHRMEILEQEHGVWRCQTQFSCTEVCPKDIPLTEHIQELKREAVKNNLKFW, from the coding sequence ATGAGCACGCAAGTTCCGGAACAAACCGAAGAAGAATCGTCCGCCGACACCGAATCGCAGTCGCAGTCCCAGTCGGCCGCACAGCAGGCGCGGATGCAGAAGAAGCGCGACCGGGCCGCAGAGCGCGACCGCCAGAAGGAGGCCGAAGAGGCCGAGAAGGCGTCCAGCGAGGACGACACCTACCTCCTGAAGGTGTTCCGCTACGACCCCGAAGTCGAGGGCAAACAGGAGCCGCGGTTCGACGAGTTCCACGTCCCCTACCACCAGGGGATGACCGTCCTCGACGCGCTGATGTACGCCCGCGACGAGTACGACTCCAGTCTCACCTTCAGACACTCCTGCCGACAGGCGGTCTGCGGGTCGGACGCGCTGTTCATCGACGGCCGACAACGGCTCGGCTGCAAGACCCAGCTGTCGGACCTCGAAGAGCCCGTGCGCATCGAACCGCTCCCCCACCAGGAGGTCGTCAAGGACCTCGTCGTGGACATGGAGCACTTCTACGACCAGATGCACGCGGTCGAACCGTACTTCCAAACGAACGACCTCCCGGAGGGCGAACAGCTCCAGTCCCGCGAGAACCGCGAGAAGATCAAGATGTCCACGCGCTGCATCTGGTGCGGCGCGTGCATGTCCTCGTGTAACATCGCGGCGGGCGACAACAAGTACCTCGGCCCCGCGGCCATCAACAAGGCGTACCGCTTCACGATGGACGAACGCGAGGGCGAGGACATGCAGGAACACCGGATGGAGATTCTGGAGCAAGAACACGGCGTCTGGCGCTGTCAGACGCAGTTCTCCTGCACCGAGGTGTGCCCGAAAGACATCCCGCTCACGGAGCACATCCAGGAGCTGAAGCGCGAGGCGGTCAAGAACAACCTGAAGTTCTGGTGA
- a CDS encoding FAD-binding protein, with translation MHEHDVIVVGAGGAGLRAAIAAQEEGADVAIVSKLHPVRSHTGAAEGGINAALREGDSWEQHAYDTMKGSDYLGDAPAIETLCQDSPEEVIQLEHWGLAFSRDEDGRMSQRPFGGMSFPRTTYAGAETGHQLLHTMYEQLVKRGIQVYDEWYVTRLAVSDEEDPTERHCHGVVAYDIKSGGLDAFHARDGVILATGGPGQVFDHTTNAVANTGDGPAMAYRAGVPLEDMEFIQFHPTTLPSTGVLITEGVRGEGGILYNEDGERFMFERGYANNDGELASRDVVSRAELTEVNEGRGIEDEYVHLDMRHLGEERIIDRLENIVHLAEDFEGVDPLEQPMPVKPGQHYAMGGIETDENGETCISGLYAAGECACASVHGSNRLGGNALPELTVFGKRAGRHAAGGDLGTAEIETGKRGDWEVGEVDTPVEPGDVSAPGEDVVADGSGGTAAASGGSLSPDEYVQRALDVERERVQTLLEKEEGRQHAEIRADVQKSMTRNVNVFREEAGLKQALRDIRDAREKYQDVYVADKSSTFNTDLIQTIETRNVLDLAEAITLGALARDEFRGAHWRKENQERRDDVWLKHTMLSWEDGRPDLWYRPVVLEGENKTYEPKVRSY, from the coding sequence ATGCACGAACACGACGTTATCGTTGTCGGCGCGGGCGGCGCGGGTCTCCGCGCGGCAATCGCGGCACAAGAAGAGGGGGCCGACGTGGCCATCGTCTCGAAGCTCCACCCCGTCCGCAGTCACACGGGCGCGGCGGAGGGGGGCATCAACGCCGCCCTCCGGGAGGGGGACTCCTGGGAGCAGCACGCCTACGACACGATGAAGGGGTCCGACTACCTCGGCGACGCCCCGGCCATCGAGACGCTCTGTCAGGACAGTCCCGAAGAGGTCATCCAACTCGAACACTGGGGGCTGGCGTTCTCCCGCGACGAGGACGGCCGGATGAGCCAGCGCCCGTTCGGCGGGATGTCGTTCCCGCGGACGACGTACGCGGGCGCGGAGACGGGCCATCAGCTCCTGCACACGATGTACGAGCAGTTGGTCAAGCGGGGCATCCAGGTGTACGACGAGTGGTACGTCACCCGCCTCGCCGTCTCCGACGAGGAAGACCCGACGGAGCGGCACTGTCACGGCGTCGTCGCCTACGACATCAAATCCGGCGGCCTCGACGCCTTCCACGCGCGCGACGGCGTCATCCTCGCCACCGGCGGCCCCGGTCAGGTGTTCGACCACACCACGAACGCCGTCGCCAACACCGGCGACGGGCCGGCGATGGCCTACCGGGCCGGCGTTCCGCTCGAGGACATGGAGTTCATCCAGTTCCACCCGACGACGCTCCCCTCGACGGGCGTCCTCATCACCGAGGGGGTGCGCGGCGAGGGCGGCATCCTCTACAACGAGGACGGCGAGCGCTTCATGTTCGAGCGCGGGTACGCGAACAACGACGGCGAACTCGCCTCCCGCGACGTGGTCTCGCGCGCAGAACTCACCGAGGTGAACGAGGGGCGCGGCATCGAGGACGAGTACGTCCACCTCGACATGCGCCACCTCGGCGAGGAGCGCATCATCGACCGACTGGAGAACATCGTCCACCTCGCGGAGGACTTCGAGGGCGTCGACCCCCTCGAACAGCCGATGCCGGTCAAGCCCGGCCAGCACTACGCGATGGGCGGCATCGAGACGGACGAGAACGGCGAGACGTGCATCTCGGGGCTGTACGCGGCCGGCGAGTGCGCCTGCGCGTCCGTTCACGGGTCGAACCGCCTCGGCGGCAACGCCCTCCCGGAACTCACCGTCTTCGGCAAGCGCGCCGGCCGGCACGCCGCCGGCGGCGACTTGGGGACGGCGGAGATAGAGACCGGCAAGCGCGGCGACTGGGAGGTCGGCGAGGTCGACACCCCCGTCGAACCCGGCGACGTCTCCGCCCCCGGCGAGGACGTCGTCGCGGACGGCAGCGGCGGCACGGCCGCCGCTTCCGGCGGGTCGCTCTCCCCCGACGAGTACGTCCAGCGCGCCCTCGACGTCGAACGCGAACGCGTCCAGACGCTCCTGGAGAAAGAGGAGGGACGACAGCACGCCGAAATTCGCGCCGACGTGCAGAAGTCGATGACGCGGAACGTGAACGTGTTCCGCGAGGAGGCCGGACTGAAGCAGGCGCTCCGCGACATCCGCGACGCGCGCGAGAAGTATCAGGACGTGTACGTCGCCGACAAGTCGAGCACGTTCAACACCGACCTCATCCAGACCATCGAGACGCGCAACGTCCTCGACCTGGCGGAGGCCATCACCCTCGGCGCGTTGGCCCGCGACGAGTTCCGCGGCGCCCACTGGCGCAAGGAGAACCAGGAGCGCCGCGACGACGTGTGGCTCAAGCACACGATGCTGTCGTGGGAGGACGGCCGCCCCGACCTGTGGTACCGGCCGGTCGTCCTCGAAGGCGAGAACAAGACGTACGAACCGAAAGTCCGCAGCTACTAA